In the Hyphomonadaceae bacterium BL14 genome, one interval contains:
- a CDS encoding TetR/AcrR family transcriptional regulator yields the protein MQLMNENKDTLWPVRRARERSAAPVSNSGADANDRADAFMRVQQAVLSQFSRHPFHKVGMRDVAREARCGIAALYRFADTKEGLLTVCLAADFEARAERIRAASRREVGTRARLRACIGELVRFDLDRPDFVRIVRLNTPASLLQDAAQNGGPEEVIEEILMRGARDGSVRSDLDPGALASLVCALTDGALGRWAKTDRDAVPLLRERLGQERAELVWAVIWPAVSSA from the coding sequence ATGCAGCTGATGAACGAAAACAAGGACACGCTGTGGCCCGTGCGGCGGGCGCGCGAGCGTTCCGCGGCACCAGTTTCAAACAGCGGTGCGGACGCCAATGACAGGGCGGACGCGTTCATGCGGGTGCAGCAGGCGGTGCTGTCGCAGTTTTCCCGCCACCCGTTTCACAAGGTTGGCATGCGCGATGTGGCGCGAGAGGCGCGCTGCGGGATCGCCGCTCTGTACCGGTTCGCCGACACCAAAGAGGGCCTCCTGACCGTGTGCCTGGCAGCGGATTTCGAGGCGCGGGCCGAGCGGATACGGGCGGCCTCCCGGCGTGAGGTCGGCACCCGGGCACGGCTGCGCGCCTGCATCGGCGAACTGGTCCGGTTTGACCTTGACCGACCTGATTTTGTGCGGATCGTGAGGCTGAACACGCCCGCGAGCCTCCTTCAAGACGCGGCACAGAACGGCGGACCTGAAGAGGTCATTGAAGAAATTCTGATGCGCGGCGCGCGGGACGGCTCCGTGCGCTCCGACCTTGACCCGGGTGCGCTCGCCTCATTGGTGTGCGCTCTGACCGACGGCGCCCTGGGGCGCTGGGCAAAAACGGATCGCGATGCCGTTCCACTGCTTCGCGAGCGTCTGGGTCAGGAGCGCGCCGAACTGGTCTGGGCGGTGATCTGGCCTGCCGTCTCGTCGGCCTGA
- a CDS encoding trimeric intracellular cation channel family protein has product MSVAIVFYILDFAGIFFFAATGGILSARKQLDPFGAAVIGAVTGMGGGTLRDIVLGSLPVYWVEAPEYLAIAAAGGLIGYYGSEIVRGEVGARRVAMVWADAIGLSVFCVIGAQAGLAAGAHWSIAVLTGVMSAAFGGLLRDVILNDVPLILRAEIYALAALFGAALYVLSVSLGLGEGVAAIAGALGAFVIRGCAIRFGWSIPSIGKLD; this is encoded by the coding sequence ATGAGCGTCGCGATTGTCTTTTACATTCTGGATTTCGCCGGGATTTTTTTCTTTGCGGCTACGGGCGGGATTCTGTCGGCGCGCAAGCAGCTTGACCCGTTCGGCGCCGCCGTGATCGGCGCGGTGACCGGGATGGGTGGGGGCACGCTGCGCGACATCGTGCTGGGCAGCCTGCCGGTCTACTGGGTAGAGGCACCCGAGTATCTGGCGATCGCCGCCGCGGGCGGGCTGATCGGCTATTACGGCTCGGAGATCGTGCGCGGCGAGGTGGGCGCACGGCGCGTTGCGATGGTCTGGGCAGATGCCATCGGCCTGTCGGTGTTCTGCGTCATCGGCGCGCAGGCTGGTCTGGCGGCCGGGGCGCACTGGTCCATCGCGGTGCTCACCGGCGTCATGAGTGCTGCCTTTGGCGGGCTGCTGCGCGATGTGATCCTGAATGATGTGCCGCTGATCCTGCGCGCAGAGATCTATGCGCTGGCGGCGCTGTTCGGTGCTGCGCTCTATGTACTCAGCGTCTCGCTCGGTCTGGGCGAGGGCGTGGCTGCGATCGCCGGGGCCCTGGGTGCCTTTGTGATCAGGGGATGCGCCATCCGCTTCGGCTGGAGCATCCCCTCGATCGGCAAGCTGGACTAG
- the typA gene encoding translational GTPase TypA: MTAPVERIRNIAIVAHVDHGKTTLVDKLLRQSGTFADRAVEVERVMDSNDLEKERGITILAKNTAVTWRDYNINIVDTPGHADFGGEVERVLSMVDSVLLLVDAVDGPMPQTAFVTRKALALGLNPIVVVNKVDRPGARPDWVVDQTFDLFDRLGATDEQMDFPVVYASALQGWATLDADKPEPDLTALFQTIVDRVAAPKVDPHGPLQLQVSALDYSSYTGVIGIGRITRGTLAKNQNVIVAAPDGKTRRAKVLQVFGFHGLERVERDRASAGDIITFNGVDPLGISDTLCDPEHVEALPPLTVDEPTISMTFQVNDSPFAGREGKFVTTRQIKDRLDRELIHNVALRVTQQDNADKFTVSGRGELHLSVLIETMRREGFELAVGRPQVITKEIDGKICEPYENLTIDLEEIHQGGVMERLGTRKADLKNMVPDGNGRVRLEYMAPTRGLIGFRSEFLTLTQGSGLMFHTFDHYAPRAAGEVGQRPKGAIISMESGKALAFALWNIQERGKLFIGHGTEVYEGMIIGINARDEDMIVNPLKGKKLTNMRASGTDEAVVLVTPIRLTLEYALEFINDDELVEVTPQTIRVRKKLLLEHERKKASRASA; this comes from the coding sequence ATGACCGCTCCGGTCGAGCGCATTCGCAATATCGCCATCGTGGCCCACGTGGACCACGGCAAGACCACCCTGGTCGACAAGCTCCTGCGGCAGTCCGGCACGTTCGCCGACCGCGCGGTCGAGGTCGAACGGGTTATGGATTCCAATGATTTGGAGAAAGAGCGCGGGATTACCATCCTGGCCAAGAACACGGCTGTGACCTGGCGCGACTACAATATCAACATCGTGGACACGCCCGGACACGCCGATTTCGGCGGCGAAGTGGAGCGGGTGCTCTCCATGGTCGATTCGGTGCTTCTGCTCGTCGACGCAGTGGACGGGCCGATGCCCCAGACCGCGTTCGTGACCCGCAAGGCCCTGGCGTTGGGGCTGAACCCCATCGTCGTGGTCAACAAGGTGGACCGCCCCGGCGCACGGCCTGACTGGGTGGTGGACCAGACCTTTGATCTGTTCGACCGTCTGGGCGCGACGGATGAACAGATGGATTTCCCCGTGGTGTATGCGTCAGCCCTGCAGGGCTGGGCGACGCTGGACGCCGACAAGCCCGAACCCGATCTGACCGCGCTGTTCCAGACCATCGTGGACCGCGTGGCGGCACCGAAAGTGGACCCGCACGGGCCGCTCCAGCTGCAGGTCTCTGCGCTGGACTATTCGTCCTATACCGGTGTCATCGGCATCGGGCGCATCACCCGCGGTACGCTGGCCAAGAACCAGAACGTCATTGTGGCTGCTCCGGACGGCAAGACACGCCGCGCCAAGGTGCTGCAGGTGTTCGGCTTCCACGGGCTGGAGCGTGTCGAGCGCGACCGTGCGAGCGCGGGCGACATCATCACCTTCAACGGCGTGGACCCGCTGGGTATTTCCGACACGCTGTGCGATCCCGAGCATGTCGAGGCGCTGCCGCCGCTGACCGTGGATGAGCCTACAATCTCGATGACCTTCCAGGTCAATGATTCGCCCTTCGCCGGCCGCGAAGGCAAGTTCGTCACCACGCGCCAGATCAAGGACCGGCTGGACCGCGAGCTGATCCACAACGTGGCCCTGCGCGTCACGCAGCAGGACAATGCGGACAAGTTCACCGTGTCGGGCCGCGGCGAGCTGCACCTGTCAGTGCTGATCGAGACCATGCGCCGCGAGGGCTTCGAGCTGGCCGTGGGCCGGCCGCAGGTGATCACCAAGGAAATCGACGGCAAGATTTGCGAGCCGTATGAAAACCTCACCATCGATCTGGAGGAAATCCACCAGGGCGGTGTGATGGAGCGTCTGGGCACGCGCAAGGCGGACCTCAAGAACATGGTGCCGGACGGCAATGGCCGCGTGCGCCTGGAATACATGGCGCCCACGCGCGGCCTGATCGGCTTCCGGTCCGAATTCCTGACCCTGACCCAGGGCTCGGGCCTGATGTTCCACACGTTTGACCACTATGCCCCGCGCGCGGCGGGCGAGGTGGGCCAGCGTCCCAAGGGCGCGATCATTTCCATGGAATCGGGCAAGGCACTGGCCTTCGCCCTGTGGAACATCCAGGAGCGCGGCAAGCTCTTCATCGGCCATGGGACCGAGGTCTATGAGGGCATGATCATTGGCATCAATGCCCGCGACGAGGATATGATCGTCAACCCGCTCAAGGGCAAGAAGCTCACCAATATGCGCGCTTCAGGCACGGACGAGGCTGTGGTGCTGGTCACGCCAATCCGTCTGACGCTGGAATATGCGCTTGAATTCATCAATGACGACGAGCTTGTCGAGGTGACGCCCCAGACCATCCGCGTGCGCAAGAAGCTCCTGCTCGAGCACGAACGCAAGAAGGCCAGCCGCGCGAGCGCGTGA
- a CDS encoding isopenicillin N synthase family oxygenase, with product MSNIILEDTIRPVSFASAKRDPDGFASELGRSFRETGFAVVSDHPVDPGVIERAVADTQAFFALPEPVKRQYFQEGGGGQRGYTPFAMENAKGEARKDLKEFWHRGRDLPPGHRFEPFMPANVPVAEIARFDASTKALFEALDAMGGVLLEAIARDLGLPDDWFQPTVNEGNSILRLLHYPPIDGEPDGVRAGAHEDINVITLLLGAEEAGLQARTRSGDWLPIQPPEGALVVNIGDMLQRLTNHVLPSTTHRVVNPSRERMAFPRFSTPFFLHFNPDFEIRTLPGCITPNNHDRYPDAITAHDYLLERLREIGLK from the coding sequence ATGAGCAATATCATCCTTGAAGACACCATCCGCCCCGTCTCCTTCGCCAGCGCAAAACGCGACCCGGACGGATTCGCGTCTGAACTCGGGCGCAGCTTTCGCGAGACCGGGTTCGCCGTGGTCAGCGACCACCCGGTGGATCCGGGCGTGATCGAGCGGGCTGTAGCCGACACCCAGGCGTTTTTCGCCCTGCCCGAGCCGGTCAAGCGCCAGTACTTCCAGGAGGGCGGCGGCGGCCAGCGCGGCTACACGCCCTTCGCCATGGAAAACGCCAAGGGCGAGGCGCGCAAGGATCTCAAGGAATTCTGGCATCGCGGCCGTGATCTACCCCCCGGTCACCGCTTTGAACCCTTCATGCCCGCCAATGTTCCGGTCGCCGAGATTGCGCGCTTTGACGCCAGCACCAAAGCCCTGTTCGAGGCGCTCGACGCCATGGGCGGGGTGTTGCTGGAAGCCATCGCGCGCGATCTGGGCCTGCCCGATGACTGGTTCCAACCCACGGTCAACGAGGGCAATTCCATCCTGCGCCTCCTGCACTATCCGCCCATAGACGGCGAACCGGACGGCGTGCGGGCCGGCGCGCATGAAGACATCAATGTCATCACATTGCTCCTGGGAGCCGAAGAGGCCGGGCTGCAGGCCCGGACGCGGTCAGGCGACTGGCTGCCGATCCAGCCGCCCGAAGGCGCGCTGGTGGTCAATATCGGCGATATGCTCCAGCGCCTGACCAATCATGTACTGCCGTCCACCACTCACCGCGTGGTCAATCCCAGCCGTGAGCGGATGGCCTTCCCGCGCTTTTCCACGCCCTTCTTCCTGCACTTCAATCCCGATTTCGAGATCCGCACCCTGCCCGGCTGCATTACGCCGAACAATCATGACCGGTATCCCGACGCCATTACGGCTCATGATTATCTGCTGGAGCGGCTGCGCGAGATCGGCCTGAAATGA
- a CDS encoding glutathione S-transferase N-terminal domain-containing protein, with protein sequence MTAPIELHYWPTPNGWKITIALEEMGLPYTLKPVNIGTGEQFRPEFLAISPNNRMPAIIDPDGPDGEPVSVFESGAILQYLARKTGRFYGGTPRDQIEVDQWLFWQMGGLGPMAGQAHHFRGYAPKIEPDLTKLEYGKARYTNEVNRLYGVMERRLGDRNYLAGPYSIADMASWPWILPEGQGQSLDEFPNLKAWHERVGERPAVKAGRAAGKEMRVSLADDSEEMKKARDVLFGQRART encoded by the coding sequence ATGACCGCCCCCATCGAGCTGCACTACTGGCCGACCCCCAATGGCTGGAAAATTACCATTGCGCTGGAAGAAATGGGCCTGCCCTACACGCTGAAGCCGGTGAATATCGGGACGGGCGAGCAGTTCCGGCCTGAATTTCTGGCCATCAGCCCCAATAACCGCATGCCCGCCATCATCGATCCCGACGGCCCGGACGGCGAGCCGGTGAGCGTGTTTGAAAGCGGCGCGATCCTGCAATATCTCGCCCGCAAGACCGGGCGCTTCTATGGCGGCACGCCGCGCGACCAGATCGAGGTGGACCAGTGGCTGTTCTGGCAGATGGGCGGGCTGGGCCCGATGGCCGGTCAGGCCCATCATTTCCGCGGCTACGCGCCCAAGATCGAGCCGGACCTGACCAAGCTGGAATACGGCAAGGCGCGATACACCAATGAAGTGAACCGGCTTTACGGGGTGATGGAACGGCGGCTGGGCGACCGCAACTATCTCGCCGGGCCATACTCCATCGCCGACATGGCGTCCTGGCCGTGGATATTGCCCGAAGGTCAGGGCCAGTCTCTGGATGAGTTTCCCAATCTCAAGGCTTGGCATGAGCGTGTGGGCGAGCGTCCGGCCGTCAAGGCGGGCCGCGCTGCGGGCAAGGAGATGCGCGTGTCGCTGGCCGACGACAGCGAAGAGATGAAAAAGGCGCGCGACGTTCTGTTCGGTCAGCGCGCCCGGACCTGA
- a CDS encoding polysaccharide export protein, with amino-acid sequence MTDVSRRGTLTGALALLTLSACASQRRPQPAGGFEPAQFEPWEAGSSAYRVFPGDTVTVTVHTAQELSGDYLVGPDGRANLPLAGAVMVAGSTAPEAANLIAQRYVRTLRDPIVEVRPAAFGSQRILVGGEVASPGLFELPSRRIGALEATVLAGGLTVRARRSEIVVLRRAANGGLMMRTVNLSRAQRGEPADTVPLSRFDIVFAPRRGIAEVNDFIELYVRNILPIDSAFAFALTNSLFND; translated from the coding sequence ATGACAGACGTATCGCGGCGCGGCACCCTGACCGGTGCCCTGGCCCTGCTCACGCTGTCCGCCTGCGCCAGCCAGCGCCGTCCGCAGCCTGCAGGCGGATTTGAACCGGCGCAGTTTGAGCCCTGGGAGGCCGGATCGTCGGCCTACCGTGTCTTTCCCGGCGACACGGTGACGGTCACGGTCCACACCGCGCAGGAATTGTCGGGTGATTATCTGGTGGGGCCCGATGGCCGCGCGAACCTGCCGCTGGCCGGCGCAGTCATGGTCGCCGGGTCCACAGCGCCCGAGGCTGCCAATCTGATCGCCCAGCGCTATGTGCGCACCTTGCGCGACCCGATCGTGGAAGTGCGCCCGGCCGCCTTTGGCTCCCAGCGCATCCTGGTCGGCGGCGAGGTGGCCAGTCCCGGCCTGTTCGAGCTGCCCTCCCGGCGCATTGGCGCACTCGAGGCGACCGTGCTCGCAGGCGGTCTCACCGTCCGCGCCCGCCGCAGCGAGATTGTCGTGCTGCGCCGCGCCGCCAATGGCGGGCTGATGATGCGCACGGTCAATCTGTCACGCGCCCAGCGTGGCGAGCCCGCAGATACGGTCCCGCTCTCGCGCTTCGACATCGTGTTCGCGCCGCGGCGCGGCATCGCTGAAGTCAATGACTTCATCGAGCTTTACGTGCGCAACATCCTGCCTATCGACAGCGCGTTCGCCTTCGCGCTCACCAACTCGCTGTTCAACGACTGA
- a CDS encoding Wzz/FepE/Etk N-terminal domain-containing protein, with translation MASEARDSDGRGGGAGGSRRDLDLFDLIALLWAQKILAILIALLVFIPIALFAVTRLAPSYEAVSRLLVIQDDDDLAPGAAGSGGAFTLDQVMQSEAEILNSDAVRRLAIEQRSGSVGPQQLKLLRDGFSVSRSPSASLLTATFEHSDPVVAANTLNAIVDAYLAYRIEVLIGGIEGGVEERLARAERVSAMAEADLRRFLEEHGISDFATERAGVLARLSDLEARRMAAEAEAAQARALAAALASRLAGISDTIELYVENAVTGQLLDLQVRRVDLRQRYQDDAPPVQAVEREIEALERFIAAGGANGQGQRRTGVNPVWQDLESARLQQEAFAAGQNQLAASLARQITQARAEADRLRALGPEHDRLVRAAQARAEAAGRLSAQAANASARRALPPGAADSVRIVERAEPPSEARSMRNIVLAAGFMLAVAIGAFAGLVRGYLIDVREVRPAPRAPQPPRRDPPPQPGPAVNRQPAPAPAPAAPHLPVLARVSRQSASAAR, from the coding sequence ATGGCAAGTGAAGCACGCGATTCCGATGGACGCGGCGGCGGGGCAGGCGGCTCCCGGCGCGATCTTGACCTGTTTGACCTGATTGCGCTGCTCTGGGCCCAGAAAATCCTCGCAATCCTGATCGCGCTCCTTGTTTTCATCCCCATCGCCCTCTTTGCTGTGACGCGGCTTGCGCCCAGCTATGAGGCAGTTTCGCGGCTCCTGGTGATTCAGGATGATGACGACCTCGCGCCCGGTGCCGCGGGTTCGGGCGGGGCCTTCACCCTTGACCAGGTCATGCAGTCAGAGGCCGAAATTCTCAATTCCGACGCCGTACGCCGCCTGGCCATCGAACAGCGCAGCGGTTCGGTAGGGCCACAGCAGCTCAAGCTGTTGAGGGATGGTTTTTCGGTCAGCCGGTCACCCAGCGCCAGCCTTCTGACGGCGACGTTCGAACATTCCGATCCGGTTGTGGCCGCCAATACGCTCAATGCCATTGTAGACGCCTATCTGGCCTACCGTATCGAGGTGCTCATCGGGGGTATTGAAGGCGGGGTGGAGGAGCGCCTGGCGCGCGCCGAACGCGTCTCTGCGATGGCGGAAGCGGATTTGCGCCGCTTCCTTGAAGAGCACGGCATTTCCGATTTTGCCACCGAGCGGGCGGGCGTGCTGGCGCGCCTGTCAGACCTGGAGGCCCGGCGCATGGCTGCCGAGGCGGAAGCGGCGCAGGCGAGGGCCCTGGCGGCCGCGCTCGCCTCACGGCTCGCCGGCATTTCCGATACAATTGAGCTCTATGTGGAAAACGCGGTAACCGGGCAGCTCCTAGACCTGCAGGTGCGCCGCGTCGACCTGCGCCAGCGCTACCAGGACGATGCCCCGCCTGTTCAGGCGGTAGAGCGCGAGATCGAGGCGCTCGAGCGTTTCATTGCAGCTGGCGGAGCAAACGGGCAGGGGCAGCGCCGGACCGGCGTCAATCCGGTGTGGCAGGACCTGGAATCTGCCCGCTTGCAGCAAGAGGCGTTCGCCGCTGGCCAGAACCAGCTTGCCGCATCGCTGGCCCGCCAGATCACCCAGGCGCGCGCGGAAGCCGATCGCCTGCGGGCACTTGGCCCCGAGCATGACCGGCTCGTGCGGGCGGCCCAGGCGCGCGCCGAGGCCGCAGGGCGCCTGTCTGCGCAAGCGGCCAACGCCAGTGCGCGGCGTGCTTTGCCACCGGGCGCAGCGGATTCGGTGCGCATCGTGGAGCGGGCCGAGCCGCCGTCAGAAGCGCGGTCCATGCGCAATATCGTGCTGGCGGCCGGGTTCATGCTCGCCGTGGCCATCGGCGCTTTCGCCGGACTGGTGCGCGGGTATCTCATCGACGTGCGCGAGGTGCGCCCGGCGCCCCGGGCGCCGCAGCCGCCACGCCGGGATCCGCCGCCGCAGCCTGGCCCGGCGGTGAACCGGCAGCCGGCTCCTGCGCCGGCCCCCGCTGCGCCGCACCTGCCCGTGCTGGCGCGGGTGTCACGTCAGTCCGCGTCAGCGGCTCGTTAA
- a CDS encoding O-antigen ligase family protein, whose amino-acid sequence MSALAQAARWREAAPRLTLWPVIEAGLALSALLLYSNALLAPLLADPARPDDAEALRLIWPPVYALTLILITLSPGAVWRVAMRSWPLILLGVLTMVSALWSLDPEVSVRRGLGVVMTLAFGLWLAARYDWRDLIRLIALTFSILAVGSLLAGALAPGFGVMQEVHPGAWRGLWWEKNTLGAMMAWGALAFLAAAFSAKTQGERWVWLALIPLALALVVLATSRTAFIATGIAVGGPVAIALVRRGFGFASVGVLGLVCGVIGAGFVAVIGPGAVLELLGRDATLTGRTDIWIALGDAIAQRPWTGFGYGAFWEVDNGPVHWVRQTTAWPVPTAHNAWLETALALGIPGTALAGWVYLAGLGRSAGRLFQGVETYWALPFLAAWGVISLSESNLLQQNGFVWLLLSVTLAKLAAGRDQAWRAETP is encoded by the coding sequence ATGAGTGCCCTGGCGCAGGCCGCGCGGTGGCGCGAGGCTGCGCCGCGCCTCACGCTCTGGCCGGTTATCGAGGCCGGACTGGCGCTAAGTGCTTTGCTGCTCTACTCAAATGCGCTTCTGGCACCCTTGCTCGCGGACCCGGCGCGGCCGGATGATGCGGAGGCATTGCGGCTGATCTGGCCGCCGGTCTATGCGCTGACCCTGATCCTTATCACCCTGTCGCCCGGCGCGGTGTGGCGGGTCGCGATGCGGTCCTGGCCGCTGATTCTCTTGGGTGTTTTGACCATGGTGTCGGCGCTGTGGTCGCTCGATCCGGAGGTGTCTGTCCGCCGCGGGCTGGGCGTGGTGATGACGCTGGCCTTCGGGCTGTGGTTGGCAGCCCGCTATGACTGGCGTGATCTTATCCGATTGATTGCACTTACGTTTTCAATCCTTGCGGTGGGCAGTTTGCTGGCCGGGGCACTGGCGCCCGGATTCGGCGTGATGCAGGAGGTGCATCCGGGCGCCTGGCGGGGATTGTGGTGGGAGAAGAACACACTGGGTGCCATGATGGCCTGGGGCGCGCTGGCGTTTCTGGCCGCCGCCTTCAGCGCGAAAACCCAAGGCGAGCGCTGGGTTTGGCTGGCGCTCATCCCGCTGGCGCTGGCGCTGGTGGTGCTGGCCACCTCGCGCACCGCCTTTATCGCCACAGGGATAGCGGTGGGGGGACCGGTGGCGATTGCCCTGGTCCGCCGCGGGTTCGGTTTTGCCTCTGTGGGAGTTCTGGGACTGGTCTGTGGAGTCATCGGCGCCGGTTTTGTGGCCGTCATCGGTCCTGGCGCGGTGCTGGAGCTGCTGGGACGTGACGCCACCCTGACCGGACGCACCGATATCTGGATCGCGCTGGGCGACGCCATCGCGCAGCGCCCCTGGACGGGGTTCGGCTATGGCGCGTTCTGGGAGGTGGATAATGGTCCGGTGCACTGGGTGCGCCAGACCACAGCCTGGCCGGTGCCCACCGCGCATAATGCCTGGCTGGAGACGGCGCTGGCGCTGGGTATCCCCGGCACGGCGCTGGCCGGGTGGGTGTATCTGGCGGGGCTGGGCCGCAGCGCGGGACGGCTGTTTCAAGGCGTGGAGACTTACTGGGCGCTGCCGTTTCTGGCGGCCTGGGGTGTGATCAGCCTGTCAGAGAGCAATCTGTTGCAGCAAAACGGATTTGTCTGGCTGCTCTTGTCGGTGACGCTGGCCAAGCTGGCGGCGGGCCGCGATCAGGCCTGGCGGGCCGAGACGCCGTAA
- a CDS encoding glycosyltransferase, producing MTPVGVLIPTFRRPDSLERALRSVFVQTRKPDEIIVSDNDPAGSARARVTALQTSAPCPLIYVHAPAPGVSNARNAGFAAASAPRIAQLDDDESAPPHWLGALEAVHDASGAGVTFGPVHALSSQAGPVLSAWLTRLYSRAPDHPAGLIAKPYGCGNSLIDRDRCTLPAPVFDAAANETGGEDDILFTALALAGVRFAWAPGADVVEHVEASRARLGHAARRSFAYGQGPSQTALKSRRFGALAMWVAAGAAQTAGFTLALPVALIAGPVPAAACLDRLVQGSGKMVFFDFAAPRFYGVSARQA from the coding sequence ATGACCCCTGTTGGCGTCCTCATCCCGACATTCCGCCGACCGGACAGCCTGGAACGCGCCCTGCGCAGCGTCTTTGTTCAGACCCGCAAGCCCGACGAGATCATTGTCTCGGACAATGACCCGGCCGGATCGGCGCGGGCGCGCGTTACAGCCCTGCAAACCAGCGCGCCCTGCCCGCTCATCTATGTCCATGCGCCCGCGCCTGGCGTGTCCAATGCCCGCAATGCCGGCTTCGCGGCGGCCAGCGCGCCGCGCATCGCCCAGCTTGATGATGATGAAAGCGCCCCGCCCCATTGGCTCGGCGCCCTTGAAGCGGTGCATGATGCCAGCGGTGCCGGGGTCACGTTCGGCCCGGTCCACGCCCTGTCCTCCCAAGCCGGACCGGTGCTCTCGGCCTGGCTGACCCGTCTGTATTCGCGCGCGCCGGATCACCCTGCCGGACTGATCGCCAAGCCGTATGGCTGCGGCAACAGCCTGATCGACCGGGACCGCTGCACCCTGCCCGCGCCGGTGTTTGACGCCGCCGCCAACGAGACGGGCGGTGAAGACGATATTCTGTTCACGGCGCTGGCATTGGCAGGCGTGCGCTTCGCCTGGGCGCCCGGGGCCGATGTGGTCGAGCATGTCGAGGCATCACGGGCCCGGCTGGGCCACGCCGCCCGGCGCAGCTTCGCCTATGGTCAGGGTCCCAGCCAGACCGCCCTGAAATCCCGGCGCTTTGGCGCGCTGGCAATGTGGGTCGCGGCGGGCGCCGCCCAAACCGCCGGCTTCACACTCGCCCTGCCCGTGGCGCTGATCGCCGGGCCGGTGCCTGCGGCCGCCTGCCTCGACCGGCTGGTGCAGGGGTCGGGCAAGATGGTGTTCTTTGACTTTGCCGCGCCGCGCTTTTACGGCGTCTCGGCCCGCCAGGCCTGA
- a CDS encoding polysaccharide deacetylase family protein: MTMTATAPYTPAGGLEGKLRRLSARLLGVTPLTVSLDRPLISFSFDDFPRSAGEAGADMLEASGWRATYYAAGGFEGGVTHMGEMYDFALLSELAARGHEIACHTYAHPDLSRVSASGALAECARNRDTHARFQGTQPFETFAFPYGEATPAAKRSLLGVYRALRGIRPGVNRGRADRGLLKAVPLDGGEFGLARALRAIADVRSQPGWLIFFGHDVRDNASPWGCSPRFLETVCQACEGLDVRPVARALDHVEATA, encoded by the coding sequence ATGACCATGACCGCCACCGCGCCGTACACGCCTGCAGGCGGTCTTGAGGGCAAGCTGCGCCGCCTGTCCGCCCGGCTTCTGGGCGTAACGCCCCTGACCGTATCGCTGGATCGGCCGCTGATCAGTTTCAGTTTTGATGATTTCCCGCGTTCGGCCGGTGAAGCCGGCGCCGACATGCTCGAGGCCTCGGGCTGGCGCGCCACTTACTACGCTGCGGGCGGGTTCGAGGGCGGGGTCACCCATATGGGCGAAATGTATGATTTCGCGCTGTTGTCGGAATTGGCCGCGCGCGGGCACGAGATTGCCTGCCACACCTATGCCCATCCCGATCTGTCGCGGGTGAGCGCGTCCGGCGCGCTGGCCGAATGCGCCCGCAACCGCGATACCCATGCGCGTTTTCAGGGCACCCAGCCCTTTGAAACCTTCGCCTTTCCCTATGGCGAAGCCACCCCGGCGGCCAAGCGCAGCCTGTTGGGCGTATACCGCGCTCTGCGCGGCATTCGTCCGGGCGTCAATCGCGGGCGGGCCGATCGCGGCCTGTTGAAAGCCGTGCCGCTGGATGGCGGTGAATTTGGCCTGGCCCGCGCGCTGCGCGCCATCGCCGACGTCCGCTCGCAGCCGGGCTGGCTGATCTTCTTCGGTCATGATGTCCGTGACAATGCCAGCCCATGGGGCTGCTCGCCGCGCTTTCTGGAGACGGTGTGTCAGGCCTGCGAAGGGCTGGATGTTCGCCCGGTGGCGCGCGCGCTCGATCATGTCGAGGCGACGGCATGA